A genomic stretch from Mya arenaria isolate MELC-2E11 chromosome 10, ASM2691426v1 includes:
- the LOC128204735 gene encoding putative deoxyribonuclease TATDN2 — MASRARLAVMDITTVLECQPCGSDFAIKLQGGVAVFCVPKSYPSADLITTLMNRGIWNAIWIHPNSTNSMSEDDWNNFEKCLALPGVRALREVVLDYTVPPKKWNTQHRAIDRALCKLRGDQVLVLHARAREQEDNLWQLLYMLKRRVQRSQRNHLHCFTGNRETVDLWVTEIPNGCFGYTSLIASCSEAAKEALRALDLSRLLLETDSPFFKAKAAKLGSPLHLGIMANAVARCRGRKYYS; from the coding sequence ATGGCCAGTAGGGCGCGTCTTGCTGTGATGGACATTACTACCGTACTAGAGTGTCAGCCCTGTGGTAGTGACTTTGCCATTAAACTGCAGGGGGGCGTGGCTGTATTTTGCGTCCCGAAGTCGTATCCAAGTGCAGATTTAATAACTACACTTATGAATAGGGGGATCTGGAATGCCATATGGATACACCCTAATTCAACCAATAGTATGTCGGAGGACGATtggaacaattttgaaaagtgtttggCTCTTCCTGGGGTACGCGCACTCAGAGAAGTAGTGTTGGACTATACTGTGCCGCCGAAAAAATGGAATACGCAACATCGAGCTATTGACAGGGCACTATGTAAATTGAGAGGGGATCAAGTTCTGGTGTTGCATGCACGGGCGAGGGAACAGGAGGACAACCTGTGGCAGCTGCTGTATATGCTGAAGAGACGGGTGCAGCGAAGCCAACGTAATCATCTTCATTGTTTTACGGGTAATCGTGAAACCGTGGATTTGTGGGTGACGGAGATCCCCAATGGGTGCTTTGGTTACACAAGTCTGATAGCTAGTTGCTCAGAAGCAGCTAAGGAGGCACTACGAGCCTTGGATCTGAGTAGGCTGCTACTAGAGACCGACTCTCCATTCTTCAAAGCGAAGGCAGCTAAGTTAGGGAGCCCACTTCACCTGGGAATCATGGCCAATGCCGTGGCGCGGTGTCGTGGCAGGAAATATTACAGCTAG